Below is a window of Arabidopsis thaliana chromosome 2, partial sequence DNA.
TAGCCTCACTAGTCATGGGCCTTGAGCTATAACTTTCAGATCCAGCCCAATAAAAGGAGCGATGCATCAGATATTCAGATGGCAGAGATCCTAAATAATCTCAACCGTTCTAGAGATCCTAAATAATCTCAAccgtttatttatttaagcCACGTCATCGATCCTCGCGAAAAACAAATACCCATTTACAAGCAGTTACATATCTGTATATAAACAATTATCATCATTCAGCATCAACGCGTCTCTCAATTCTCACATTCTCAAAATCACTaaaatcaaactcaatttTCATCAAATATCTCTAATGGCGCCGAAAGCAGCGGAGAAGAAACCGGCAGAGAAGAAACCAGCCGGGAAAGCTCCGGCGGAGAAACTCCCAAAGGCGGAGAAGAAAATCAGCAAAGACGCCGGAGGaagcgagaagaagaagaagaaatcgaagaagagcGTCGAGACTTACAAGATCTACATCTTCAAGGTTCTGAAACAAGTTCATCCAGATGTTGGAATCTCTGGGAAAGCTATGGGGATTATGAACAGTTTCATCAATGACATCTTCGAGAAACTTGCTCAGGAATCGTCAAAGCTCGCTAGGTACAATAAGAAGCCGACGATTACATCGAGGGAGATTCAAACCGCTGTGAGACTTGTGTTGCCTGGAGAACTCGCTAAACATGCGGTTTCTGAAGGCACGAAGGCGGTTACCAAATTCACCAGTTAGGGTTTTCCTGTAAATTTCCGGTTAAGTGTTTGGTTTAGACTCGGTTTGTTTAGATGTTTTGAGTTTCGTGAATTGTTTGATGATCACTCTAATGGTTCAAAATTGATGGTtgaatttgattcttcttcttcctttcagtgatttataattgttttatttaacgTTTGAGTCCCTGGAATTTGGATAATATGCAAATTGCTCCATCAGGtatttataaactaatttCTATCCATCAATTGCGTTATAGAGTTGCGTTTGTGTGTGACATCgacaaaacaaactaaacgCTATTTCTCTAATTAGTGGATTTTATTACAAGAGAAACTTGTTATATCGTCGTCTTCTACACCAACAGGCCGTTGAATCATGAGACGCTATTGATAAGACCGACCTAATAATTAGGtagatttttttggtgtagTTTATTTCCAGTCTATTATTCTCAGCCCATTAGACccaaaaggaaaatatcaAGGCCCGTAAGGAAAGTCTAAAAAGATAAGGGACACGTGTACAGTCATAAATCTATCTAAAGGTAGGCCGCCACATCTATCACCGTTGGATATTCTAGTTTAAAATCGTCATCAATCATAAttattcatttcttcttcgtcttcttcttctttctcaaattaGCTTTTCTTTATCGTCTTCCTCAAGCGTGAGATTCGTTGTGGATATAGTTTTTCTCCTTGATTCTCTGGTTCTTTCCATGATCCAATTTTAAGGGTTTCACGGCTTCGTTTTTTTGGGTATATCTAGCTCTATCGTTCGTGGTGGTTTTCTTTCTGGATCAAAGTTTTCTGAGATCTCTGCGATTTCTGGGATTCGAAAATTGGAGAATTAGGGCTTTTTTACGGTAACAGGGTTTCGAAGAGCATAAGATAAGAATGCCTTCGGTGCCCTCtaagcttcttcctctcctgTCTTTGATTCCTTCGTTGACTCCTTATCATTCTGGTTTGAGTTCTAATCGTTTGAAACCTCTTGAAAAGTGTGATTGGCGTGGTAATCTTAGTTAACATTtcctttccttcttctctcctttttaCCCTTTCTTCTCTCGCCCTCGTTTACTTCTTGAGATTTTCTTAGCTCGATTTGATCTTTGGTGCTTTAACTTCTGGCGGTGTTTGATTTGCAGCACAAAaaggtgattttttttttgtttctttgactTCTGCAAATTTAATTCTGTTCAATTTGGGATCTAAACACATAGTCTATGTTTTAATTCATGGGCTTCTATAATATCATGCGAGTAGAGTGAATAAAATTTGAGCATGAGTCTTTGTTTTCGTTGTGTGCTCTAAAGATCATATTTACTGATGAtaactttaaatttgtttgtgcAGTTACTACTACTACTGTGATTACCTTGTACTGTTAGTTGGATATGAGCTCTGTTTGTGGTAAGTTGGATTTCAAAGATGCAGACTTTGACATCTCTACTTCGAGTCCCACACAATGTTCTAAAGGCTCGGAGCATACCTCGTTTACTGGCTCTGAAGATTCTCAGGAGTCTGATGGAGATGAAACTGGTTATATAGACCCAACTGTGAATGATGAAACCGCTGTTCAGGATTTCGGCAAATCTGTTTTAAGTCCTAACtcttctgatgatgaagacaagGATGAGAACCTTATGACTGTAAGTATCATCTTTTGAAAGCTTGAAAGATCACAGTAGTTAGTTGTTTTGCCTAGGCTCGTGTGTCATTGATATTTGCCATGTGTGGTTGATTTTCACTGAACCAGTCCAGAAAGTTTTAGAAAGAATAAGTCTCCATATATGTAGTCCAAGAAAGGAGGAAACATTTGATTTAAGAAATCAGTGTCTCTGGAGTTCCATAGTTTGTACATTAGTAAGAGTTTTAAGAGTCCTCGGAATTGTTGTTAGTCAGATTGATTTCATAGTGAGATCCTTGTCATATCTCTCAAGTCAAGGCTGTGTGTTCCTACTCTATCCTGATTGTTTCTCACATGTTTCTTAAATTGCAGCAGACACCAATTGTTCTTATCCCAGCCATAAAAGGCAGTCGAGAGAAGTATGGCTTGTCACTGAGGAAGTCGAGTGTTTCATGGGGGGCTGATGTGTATGATCCTCCTCCCTCGATAGCCTCCCACACAGTCACAAGAAGCAAGAAACAGCAGCAGAAATCCAAGAGCAAAGACAACCACAGGAAGACTGGAAAGAAAGGACAGAAGTCTAAAGACAACTCTTCCTCACGTGGTGGCAGCAGCAAAGACAAGAAGCAAGCTTCTCGCAAACACAGTCGAGACAAATTTGATTGGGTAACTCAGATGCCTATAGTTGCAGCATCTTCATGAATGAGTGGCTGCTAGTAACCAAGCACATTTTCAGTTTGGCTTCCTCTTGTAtgataaataatcaaatctctgtgtgTGATTCATGTTGAGTTTCGTaacttttcagtttttttttttatgggtaATGGATGATCCTTGACACTATTgtgaagattttgttgaagtttgttacttttttctttttggttccaGTTTTCACTTTTGAGAATAAGTCAATGGAACTTTATTGTTGAAACGTTGTCCGCTTATTTGAACCAAATTCAGTTTATAATTTGAGATATAACACAAAAACAGTAAATGAAACTCTGTCTCTCGGTCTCAGTTCTATGAGGTGTACTCAGCGTTGATCTTGACATAGTCATAGCTAAGATCGCATCCCCATGCCTTTCCGATGGCTGCACCATCACCTGTTCGTAGGACAAAACCACACTCAGGTTCACAATACATGGTTGATTTAATAATGCTAGCCAAATGAATCTCTTACCTACGGATATATCGATTGTAACTGTTCCGTGAACCTCACCGGTTTTCTTGAGGTAGTTACTTGCTCCATCCCTGCGTATATACACATGTATAAGAACATGATCGAACTTCATTTTCCCAATGAAAGACATATCAGTTGTAAGATAAACCTGTCAAACGGAAGAGGTTGACCACTCTCCATGAGTGAGAACTCGCCGAGGGATATCTTCAGCTTATCCATCTGAAAAGAAACCCCGGCATAGCCAGCAGCTGCAGCTATGCGTCCCCAGTTTGGATCTCTCCCATAAACAGCTGCCTGTCACACCAGCAACAACAGACgtttagtattattatttagaAACAAGAAAGCTCCCTTTGATTATTCATGTATACATCTAGGATCTCATACTTTGACCAGGGAAGAGGAAGCCACAGAGCGTGCAATTTTCGCTGCTTCTGCTTCAGTTTCTGTTCCTTTAACAGTTACCTGTTGATATTTGTGTTATTGgttaagatttgttttcaatcaAAGGGTTGGGaataatagttttattttgtgaacCTCGATGAGACATGTAGCACCTTCACCATCCCAAGCTATTGATTTAGCAAGTCCTTGCATCACCTGAAAAAGATGGGCTCCATGTTAAGTCCAGCTCTTGAACAACTGTTAGGAAGATAGCAAAATAACATACATACCGCATCGAGGCATGCCTGAAGCTGTGCAGCTTCTTTACAGTTCAAAGATGATATAGAAGGTGATCCAGATAGCCCGCTAGCTAAAGCAATGACTGTGTCGTTAGTACTCGTGTCTCCATCTACCTATAAGACCATGCTTTTATTTAATGAGACTGgaaatgaaataatttaattacaacaatgtttgaaaattgaaattgtgTAACATACAGTGATCTGGTTGAAACTTCGGTTAACTGCAACCTTTACCATCTTTCTCCAGATATCACTTTCAACTAGTGCATCTGTTGTGATGACCTgagaaagataaatatatCGATTTGGAATCGTTTAACATCAAAGTGTATGTCTTAATATAACTACACAGGCAAAAGAAAGTAAGAGCTAAAGGACATACACCTAACATAGTTGCCATATTGGGATGGATCATCCCGGAGCCTTTAGCCATACCACCAACTCGAATTTTGATTCCACCAACCTGAGCAATGTCAAAAATTTTGTAAGAGATATCAATGCTAGAAATAGAGTATACAACGTGTTTCTTAAACCTACCTGTGATTCAACTGCAACACTCTTGCTTACAAGATCTGTTGTTGTGATAGCTACAGCAGCAGAATCTGCCCTGCATTTCAACATTCATATGGTTATGCCCAATGGCTACCAAAGAAAGTGAAGACTGTGACCTACGAActtaaaagagagattgagaaaagaagattatACTCTTCCACAGAGTCTGATCTCGAGTTGACTAGAGTTGGAAGTGCGTGGAGAAGCTCTTCCTGCAAAGATTCACGAGTAAACTAACTTTGTCAAGCACTTGCATGGAggaaaaatgagaaagaaataagttATACCTTTTTTATTCTCTGACCGATAACACCAGTTGACTCAATTAACACTTCCTCTGGCTTCACTTTAAGTAGCTACAACGGTAAAGAAACAAACGGTAACAGTGTTGAAAGATACGAAGTTTCGCGGGAGACATGGGAATGAAAGACACCAAAAGCATACCGTCGCAATAGATCCAACACAATCTAACATATCTTGGTAACCAGCATCACCCTGAAAAACGTATAACAATAATGAGTGATCCATAGCTAACAACCCTATAGATTTCAGGCTACttcaaaatcatatgaattAACTCCTAAACAACACAGCTCGAGATATCTTACCGTAGCTGCATTGGCCTGACCGGCATTGATCAACACTGCACGAGCCTAAAGAACACTAAAAGTTCAATGCTCAGAAGCACAAAATGCATTGTTCTAAGTCCGAAATCCAATTAATGACATAGAGGAGTACCGTTTTCGAAGTCTCAAGAACTTTTTTACAGTAAACTACAGGAGCAGCAGCAACCACATTAGTAGTAAACACACctgaaaattattttcaagATAAAAGTCAAAAAAGCTTGTTTAcatttcaaacaaacaaaaccaacattaAAGGAGCCACAAAAGCCAGCATTGGACCTGCAGCTACAGCTTCGACATCACATGTTACAAGAGCGAGATCAGGTTTCTTCCCTGCAGCTCGTAATCCAGCATACATACCAGCAGCTTTAAACCCTTTAGCAGCTGTAACTCCACCAGCTATCTAAACAAAACACTCAAATTTTCAGACTTTGATAGCAACTTCTCGAAAagatttctaattttatatgCAATTCAAAACCTGTTTCCATGACCCTTGAGGTAGAGAAATCGGAGCCGCTGGTATGTTACCGGACGCCTCCTCGACGGTAGTTGCCACTGCGAACACTCTTAATTCTCTCCGTGAAGACACCACAAAACTCTGTTAAGAAAATccaaagttttaaacttttcttcttaattggcgacaaagcacacacaaaagagataaagaatGAGAGAAGAGACCTTAGGCGCGAAGAAATGAGGAAGCTTGAAAGATACGAAGTGAGTATGAGAACAAGAATGCATCTTCTGAGACCAATCGCCGAATTGATTGTACTTTTGTCTGAATATCAAACCTTAAGTTACAGAATGATTGATTATACTTTTGTCTGAAAAtcaaaccttaaaccctagaGGAAAGTCACAGTAACAGAGAAAATTCACTGTTGGGCGTtggcagagaaagagaaaggctGTGATTAGCCTAAAACGCTGCGTTTTggtcattattattttattgttttgtgtgCAAAgcgtttttgttatttaatctGCGTTTGTAATTTGTTAAAGTGAAAAGAGaatgagttgttgttgttcgtTTGTTAGGTAACTTGTTATTGCATCATATGATAGATATCTCGAAAACATAAGTTAAGGTCCAAAGGATTTGTCTTTTGGCTCcaagaaattattttcatttcataGCATAAGTAGTTGGATTTTGTTCATTTACACCATCCGatggttttgttggttgtgAAACCAGATTCGGAGGAAGGCCGAAGCGGTTCCTGTTGCAGAGGCCGTCTTGGTTCTCTAGGTCTTGCAGGATCAACAAAAATTACCCAACCGTCCAAGAACTTTGCATTCATCTCTGCCTTGGCTTTCTCTGCATCTTCAATTGTTGCATATgtcacaaaaccaaaaccctttgATCTCCCGGAATCTCTGTCTGTGATCACTCTCGCTGcaacatgaaaacaaaacctattGATCTGATgctctatatatattggattAAGGAATCCAAGAGTAACATTACCATCGACGAGCTGtccaaaagaagcaaatgcATCCTGAAGCTTTTCATTTGTTGTGAGTCTGGAGAGACCTATTCATAGATACCAAGTTCATATAATGGGGTTAACATTCTTTAACTTCAAGCCTTAAAAGAGGATTCTAAAGttccaaacaaacaaatacagTAGCAATCTATAAACTCAGGACATTCTTATGAGCTCGACATTTTGAGACCTTTCGATAGTAGCAAAGAAGGAATCACCAACACAAAGATGATTAGCACACTGACCACAAGCCTCCCAATGCCTCTCTAACCACTAAATTCAACTATAAGAAAATTGGCAAGTAGATCAAAACCTTCATGTTGATTCTAGACACAAGATACAACTGATTGATAAGATCACAGATCCTAATCTCTCCCGAAGCCAAAAGGCGCCCTCTTTCTCAAATGGTCAAAGACCCTCTCTACACATTCTTTATCTTCAGGCCTTAAAGAGTCTAataaagaaaacgaaaaacgATACTTATGAATTCCACAACTTGTTGATGCTTTCCATCGTAACAAAGACGGAATCACCAACACAAAGACGATTAGCACACTCACCACAAACAAGCCTTACAATGCCTCACTAACCACTAAAGTCAATTATcagaaaaaatggaaagtaaATCTAAACCTTCATGTTGATTTCCAGACACAAGATGAAACTGATTGATAAGATCACTGATCATAATCTCAAAGCCAAAAAGGCTCCCACTTTACCAAACTCATTCTAATCCACATTTCCTCTTTATACCCTTCACATTAAGACTTAACACTCTGATACTGAACAAGTAGGAGATCATATCTCAAAATGGTCAAACACTGATCcacataaaacaaacacattatCATCTATAAGCTAACATGACCAAAATCCAAGCTTGcatattccaaaaaaaaagataagaaattgAAGACAGTTGAAGAGAGAAATTACCGCTAACGAAGAGCCGGGGAGACGTAAGAGTTGAGCAGCGGCGAACACACAAGGATGGAGAAGACAAGAGGCTACTGGATCCGGCAACGAGACGGCGAAAGCTGGAAACGAACGCCATTATAGCAAGTGGGACAAAAGGATTTGAGATCGGAAATGGCAATCTTTAGGGCTTATCAAagggttttaacttttataaatcagacaaaacgtcgtcgtttcctctgttttccaCAGGTTAACAAACATGaaagaaatgatgatgatacagtATACACATATGTAATTGAAGTATAATTTCAAgggaaacaaatttgaagttaAGATTGTTATCTTCATCCAAATCTTACATAAGATTTCCACAAACattacagaaaacaaaaagaatacttctgaaaatgatttattttctgGTTAATAAAAAACTTAGTCCCAAGAACATGTTTATAGCTAtctgttttctatttattCTCTTTGGTCTCTATACAAAACATGGAACTGTTCTGGGACTTCTTTGTAAAACCTACTAtctatattcaaaaatattacaaaaaattaccaaaaaacgGTTCCATCttccagaaaacaaaaacaaagaagaggaaagatcCGAACACCAAAATCTTGACGAATCTTTTAACGAAACAGATCAGATGAGAGTTGTAGATTCTGATAAACCCGTTGTCGCCTTAGGTACTTTCTTCTCCAGCATTGAGGTTCCTTTGAATATTGTAAGCTGCACTTCCTTTTGGTACTCCTGcaactgcaaaaaaaaaaacaccattGTAATTGCTTGTTACCAACAACATCTTGCTGCTTAACCAAAATCTATATCTATCGAAACTATTTGTTTTCCCCGACTTGTCTGAATActaaaaatctaaagaaaaacacaattccaaaagaaagaacaaatcacTTACTTGCTGGTCAGACATCTTTGTAAAGCCAAACTTCTTTGTCCATATAGACTCTGCTTCTTCAGCTGCCGGAAGAACCAGGTTCTCAAcatttaaagaagaaagaagattctCTACACAGGCATACAGCCCTTGGAAGTATCCCTAGTGACACCATTCACATTTAATCCATTGGTTAGAGAAAACCCACCTAGATATTACGATAAATATGACATGTACAGAAGTTTTACCCTTCCTTGGTACTCTCGGCTTGTGGCCACTATAGGAAGTTCAGCAACTTCCTGACCAAATATCCTCAGCAGCGCAGCAGAAACAACAAGAGAACTAAAGTCACatcatgagaagaagaaaacgattAGCATAGAGCACACAGAAGTTGAAAGAGATACATCAgtgataaagagaaagagacaacaTACTTTACTATCAGGACCAAACAGTACATTCCTCCAAACTCCTGGCCAGATATATTTCTCCTGCAATTATATCATAAGAATTACACTGCGAATCAACCACTACGAAAACATTGCTATTGTATTGTAGTTTATCACGTCATAACTTACCCATACACCATGACAGGAATCAGATCACGGCCAGACTTTGCAACAATGGGATCAAAACACTCCTAGAAGATTAGACATGCAAGAATTAGGCTGCAAGTTTGGTATACATAATTTAAGAAGGTCAAAGTTAACTGCGAGAAAGTGACCCAAGAAATAGCCCGAGAgcacatatttttttcaagtgATAAAGTCAAAAGATAGTTGGAACACATCTCAGGTAAAGACATACCCTGAAGATAACAGCCGCTCGTGAAAGCAAAGGCAGATGCTCTGGGTATCGACTTTTTCCACTAAGTATTCTCCATTCGACTGTATCCCCAATATCGGTAAATATTCCTTTTTCTCTGTCTTTTCTGCATATCATGTCTAACAAAGGTGTAGGAAGAGTTTGTGGCCCACAAGAAACAGAATTCTGAACTGCCGTGTGA
It encodes the following:
- a CDS encoding RNA-binding (RRM/RBD/RNP motifs) family protein; the protein is MAFVSSFRRLVAGSSSLLSSPSLCVRRCSTLTSPRLFVSGLSRLTTNEKLQDAFASFGQLVDGNVTLGFLNPIYIEHQINRFCFHVAARVITDRDSGRSKGFGFVTYATIEDAEKAKAEMNAKFLDGWVIFVDPARPREPRRPLQQEPLRPSSESGFTTNKTIGWCK
- a CDS encoding arginine biosynthesis protein ArgJ family (arginine biosynthesis protein ArgJ family; FUNCTIONS IN: glutamate N-acetyltransferase activity; INVOLVED IN: arginine biosynthetic process; LOCATED IN: chloroplast; EXPRESSED IN: 22 plant structures; EXPRESSED DURING: 13 growth stages; CONTAINS InterPro DOMAIN/s: Arginine biosynthesis protein ArgJ (InterPro:IPR002813), Peptidase S58 DmpA/arginine biosynthesis protein ArgJ (InterPro:IPR016117); Has 5525 Blast hits to 5515 proteins in 1540 species: Archae - 87; Bacteria - 2817; Metazoa - 2; Fungi - 139; Plants - 50; Viruses - 0; Other Eukaryotes - 2430 (source: NCBI BLink).); the encoded protein is MHSCSHTHFVSFKLPHFFAPKSFVVSSRRELRVFAVATTVEEASGNIPAAPISLPQGSWKQIAGGVTAAKGFKAAGMYAGLRAAGKKPDLALVTCDVEAVAAGVFTTNVVAAAPVVYCKKVLETSKTARAVLINAGQANAATGDAGYQDMLDCVGSIATLLKVKPEEVLIESTGVIGQRIKKEELLHALPTLVNSRSDSVEEADSAAVAITTTDLVSKSVAVESQVGGIKIRVGGMAKGSGMIHPNMATMLGVITTDALVESDIWRKMVKVAVNRSFNQITVDGDTSTNDTVIALASGLSGSPSISSLNCKEAAQLQACLDAVMQGLAKSIAWDGEGATCLIEVTVKGTETEAEAAKIARSVASSSLVKAAVYGRDPNWGRIAAAAGYAGVSFQMDKLKISLGEFSLMESGQPLPFDRDGASNYLKKTGEVHGTVTIDISVGDGAAIGKAWGCDLSYDYVKINAEYTS
- a CDS encoding Histone superfamily protein (Histone superfamily protein; FUNCTIONS IN: DNA binding; INVOLVED IN: nucleosome assembly; LOCATED IN: nucleus, nucleosome; EXPRESSED IN: 24 plant structures; EXPRESSED DURING: 15 growth stages; CONTAINS InterPro DOMAIN/s: Histone H2B (InterPro:IPR000558), Histone-fold (InterPro:IPR009072), Histone core (InterPro:IPR007125); BEST Arabidopsis thaliana protein match is: Histone superfamily protein (TAIR:AT3G53650.1); Has 3293 Blast hits to 3281 proteins in 346 species: Archae - 0; Bacteria - 0; Metazoa - 2242; Fungi - 218; Plants - 466; Viruses - 0; Other Eukaryotes - 367 (source: NCBI BLink).) gives rise to the protein MAPKAAEKKPAEKKPAGKAPAEKLPKAEKKISKDAGGSEKKKKKSKKSVETYKIYIFKVLKQVHPDVGISGKAMGIMNSFINDIFEKLAQESSKLARYNKKPTITSREIQTAVRLVLPGELAKHAVSEGTKAVTKFTS
- a CDS encoding arginine biosynthesis protein ArgJ family (arginine biosynthesis protein ArgJ family; FUNCTIONS IN: glutamate N-acetyltransferase activity; INVOLVED IN: arginine biosynthetic process; LOCATED IN: chloroplast; EXPRESSED IN: 22 plant structures; EXPRESSED DURING: 13 growth stages; CONTAINS InterPro DOMAIN/s: Arginine biosynthesis protein ArgJ (InterPro:IPR002813), Peptidase S58 DmpA/arginine biosynthesis protein ArgJ (InterPro:IPR016117); Has 30201 Blast hits to 17322 proteins in 780 species: Archae - 12; Bacteria - 1396; Metazoa - 17338; Fungi - 3422; Plants - 5037; Viruses - 0; Other Eukaryotes - 2996 (source: NCBI BLink).), yielding METAGGVTAAKGFKAAGMYAGLRAAGKKPDLALVTCDVEAVAAGVFTTNVVAAAPVVYCKKVLETSKTARAVLINAGQANAATGDAGYQDMLDCVGSIATLLKVKPEEVLIESTGVIGQRIKKEELLHALPTLVNSRSDSVEEADSAAVAITTTDLVSKSVAVESQVGGIKIRVGGMAKGSGMIHPNMATMLGVITTDALVESDIWRKMVKVAVNRSFNQITVDGDTSTNDTVIALASGLSGSPSISSLNCKEAAQLQACLDAVMQGLAKSIAWDGEGATCLIEVTVKGTETEAEAAKIARSVASSSLVKAAVYGRDPNWGRIAAAAGYAGVSFQMDKLKISLGEFSLMESGQPLPFDRDGASNYLKKTGEVHGTVTIDISVGDGAAIGKAWGCDLSYDYVKINAEYTS
- a CDS encoding uncharacterized protein (unknown protein; BEST Arabidopsis thaliana protein match is: unknown protein (TAIR:AT3G53670.2); Has 35333 Blast hits to 34131 proteins in 2444 species: Archae - 798; Bacteria - 22429; Metazoa - 974; Fungi - 991; Plants - 531; Viruses - 0; Other Eukaryotes - 9610 (source: NCBI BLink).), with the protein product MSSVCGKLDFKDADFDISTSSPTQCSKGSEHTSFTGSEDSQESDGDETGYIDPTVNDETAVQDFGKSVLSPNSSDDEDKDENLMTTPIVLIPAIKGSREKYGLSLRKSSVSWGADVYDPPPSIASHTVTRSKKQQQKSKSKDNHRKTGKKGQKSKDNSSSRGGSSKDKKQASRKHSRDKFDWVTQMPIVAASS
- a CDS encoding RNA-binding (RRM/RBD/RNP motifs) family protein (RNA-binding (RRM/RBD/RNP motifs) family protein; FUNCTIONS IN: RNA binding, nucleotide binding, nucleic acid binding; INVOLVED IN: biological_process unknown; EXPRESSED IN: 16 plant structures; EXPRESSED DURING: 10 growth stages; CONTAINS InterPro DOMAIN/s: RNA recognition motif, RNP-1 (InterPro:IPR000504), Nucleotide-binding, alpha-beta plait (InterPro:IPR012677); BEST Arabidopsis thaliana protein match is: RNA-binding (RRM/RBD/RNP motifs) family protein (TAIR:AT5G54580.1); Has 146 Blast hits to 146 proteins in 7 species: Archae - 0; Bacteria - 0; Metazoa - 0; Fungi - 0; Plants - 145; Viruses - 0; Other Eukaryotes - 1 (source: NCBI BLink).) — protein: MAFVSSFRRLVAGSSSLLSSPSLCVRRCSTLTSPRLFVSGLSRLTTNEKLQDAFASFGQLVDARVITDRDSGRSKGFGFVTYATIEDAEKAKAEMNAKFLDGWVIFVDPARPREPRRPLQQEPLRPSSESGFTTNKTIGWCK
- a CDS encoding uncharacterized protein (unknown protein; BEST Arabidopsis thaliana protein match is: unknown protein (TAIR:AT3G53670.2); Has 186 Blast hits to 186 proteins in 35 species: Archae - 0; Bacteria - 2; Metazoa - 14; Fungi - 7; Plants - 154; Viruses - 0; Other Eukaryotes - 9 (source: NCBI BLink).), producing MSSVCGKLDFKDADFDISTSSPTQCSKGSEHTSFTGSEDSQESDGDETGYIDPTVNDETAVQDFGKSVLSPNSSDDEDKDENLMTQTPIVLIPAIKGSREKYGLSLRKSSVSWGADVYDPPPSIASHTVTRSKKQQQKSKSKDNHRKTGKKGQKSKDNSSSRGGSSKDKKQASRKHSRDKFDWVTQMPIVAASS